From the Clostridium cagae genome, the window GTACCAGGTAATATTTTAGGAATGATTATATTATTTTTATTATTATGCTTTAATGTAATCAAAGTTGATAATATCTCAAATGTATCAGATTTTTTACTAGATCACTTAGCATTCTTCTTTATTCCTGCTGGAGTAGGACTTATGACATCATTAAGCATAATAAAATCTAATTGGCTGCAATTACTTATAGTTTGTTTGTGTACAACGACAATAATTATAGCCTCTACTGGTTTAATAGTTCAATTTATATCAAAAAAATCAAAGGACAAGAAAAGGGGAAGTGAAATAATTGG encodes:
- a CDS encoding CidA/LrgA family protein, yielding MKLFKEALIILIIYLLGEFLSSFFNLPVPGNILGMIILFLLLCFNVIKVDNISNVSDFLLDHLAFFFIPAGVGLMTSLSIIKSNWLQLLIVCLCTTTIIIASTGLIVQFISKKSKDKKRGSEIIGHNN